In a single window of the Phycisphaerae bacterium genome:
- a CDS encoding YHS domain-containing protein gives MMDEKVDPSITTTYRGQTIAFCCERCLQKFNANPERYAARLAVFAQNDNGRQSSSDPGSYRREDASPARDHEEERVDANAESASSTGTPASDGAEHEENNSRVDEGAHETHAHGERAVQGAPGARTEQSDGDADESQLNGFDADHEHDHDDRATGVMAALAWLGRFHPPAVNFPIAMLVGAAVAEGLWMATKRQLFVSAGRFCLWFGGLTAILAGTLGWFFGGFHLADESWIMTTHRWLGTGTALWALSTLIVGERAYRDATAARRKAYRIMLFVGAAAVLTAGFFGGAMIYGINHYAW, from the coding sequence ATGATGGACGAGAAGGTCGATCCGAGCATAACAACAACCTACCGGGGGCAGACCATTGCGTTCTGCTGCGAACGTTGCTTGCAGAAATTCAACGCGAATCCGGAGCGTTATGCGGCGCGGTTGGCGGTTTTCGCTCAGAATGACAACGGTCGGCAGTCAAGCTCGGATCCCGGGAGTTACCGGCGTGAGGACGCCTCGCCGGCTCGGGATCATGAGGAGGAACGAGTTGATGCGAATGCAGAATCCGCATCGTCGACGGGTACACCCGCTTCTGATGGAGCTGAGCACGAAGAGAACAACAGCCGCGTGGACGAAGGCGCGCATGAGACGCATGCGCATGGAGAGCGCGCCGTACAGGGTGCGCCTGGCGCCCGAACAGAGCAGTCTGACGGTGATGCCGACGAGTCTCAATTGAACGGATTCGATGCGGATCATGAACACGACCACGACGACCGTGCCACGGGTGTGATGGCGGCCTTGGCCTGGCTTGGCAGGTTCCACCCGCCGGCGGTCAACTTTCCAATCGCGATGCTTGTGGGAGCAGCCGTAGCCGAGGGGCTATGGATGGCCACGAAGCGTCAGCTGTTCGTCAGCGCCGGGCGCTTTTGCCTTTGGTTTGGTGGGCTGACGGCGATCTTGGCAGGCACACTCGGCTGGTTTTTCGGCGGTTTCCACCTTGCGGACGAAAGTTGGATCATGACTACCCACCGCTGGCTCGGAACGGGTACCGCTCTCTGGGCCCTGAGCACACTGATTGTCGGCGAGCGGGCGTATCGCGACGCCACAGCCGCAAGACGCAAGGCCTATCGCATAATGCTCTTCGTCGGTGCGGCGGCGGTACTCACCGCGGGCTTTTTCGGCGGCGCGATGATCTACGGCATCAATCACTATGCCTGGTAA
- the cadA gene encoding cadmium-translocating P-type ATPase: MVADFKRRFWISLILTLPVLLLSPMIQGFLRVAESWDFPFDSWVQWLFASIIFFYGGWPFLKGLVEELRQKQPGMMTLIALAIAVAYGYSSVVVFGLAGRVFFWELATLIDIMLLGHWIEMRSVMGASNALQKLVELMPADAHRVENDGSTEDVSVDELSAGDRVLVKPGEKIPIDGQIVEGRTMVNEAMITGESKPVEKGEGDDVVGGSINGDSAITVEVQKTGGETYLSQVIDMVRRAQKSRSKTQNLADRAALWLTIVAISAGTVTLLVWWLVIGRQFDFSLERTVTVMVITCPHALGLAIPLVVAVSTAISAKNGLLVRNRSAFERARNLDAIIFDKTGTLTEGRFGVSDVIALGNRNENEVLKLAASVESQSEHPIAQGIVEAAKKREVRFEVPKEFKAIPGKGAQASVSGSNVKAVSPGYLQENGIDVDNGRLRELSDEGKTVVYVLADGQPIGAIALADIIREESREALRNLKEEMGVQIMMLTGDAEPVARWVAGELGLDDYFAEVLPEQKSEKVKEVQSRGLTVAMVGDGVNDAPALTQADVGIAIGAGTDVAIESADIVLVRSDPRDVASIVRLAKKTYAKMVQNLWWATGYNAVTIPLAAGVLAPIGIILPPAVGAVVMSLSTVIVAINARLLRLPNRGIA; the protein is encoded by the coding sequence ATGGTCGCGGACTTCAAGCGGCGATTCTGGATCTCGTTGATCCTAACGCTTCCTGTGTTGCTGCTTTCGCCGATGATCCAGGGTTTCCTGCGAGTTGCGGAATCCTGGGATTTTCCCTTCGACAGCTGGGTCCAGTGGCTTTTCGCTTCAATCATATTCTTCTATGGCGGATGGCCGTTCCTGAAGGGGCTCGTTGAGGAGCTGCGACAGAAGCAGCCCGGCATGATGACGCTGATTGCGCTGGCGATTGCGGTTGCCTACGGCTACAGCAGCGTGGTCGTGTTCGGACTGGCGGGGCGCGTATTCTTCTGGGAGCTGGCGACGCTTATCGACATCATGCTGCTCGGTCACTGGATCGAGATGCGTTCGGTCATGGGCGCGTCGAACGCGCTCCAGAAGCTCGTTGAACTGATGCCGGCCGATGCCCACCGCGTCGAGAACGACGGCAGCACCGAGGATGTATCGGTCGACGAGTTGAGCGCCGGCGACCGCGTGCTGGTCAAGCCCGGCGAGAAGATTCCCATCGACGGCCAGATCGTCGAGGGCCGTACGATGGTCAACGAGGCCATGATCACTGGTGAGAGCAAGCCGGTGGAAAAGGGCGAAGGCGATGACGTCGTTGGCGGCTCGATCAACGGTGACTCCGCGATTACCGTGGAGGTTCAGAAGACCGGCGGTGAGACGTATCTCTCCCAGGTCATCGACATGGTCCGCAGGGCCCAGAAATCGCGGTCGAAGACGCAGAACCTGGCCGACCGGGCCGCCCTCTGGCTCACGATCGTCGCGATTTCGGCGGGTACTGTCACACTCTTGGTATGGTGGCTTGTCATCGGCCGGCAATTTGACTTTTCGCTCGAGCGGACCGTAACGGTGATGGTGATCACCTGCCCGCACGCGCTGGGACTGGCGATCCCCCTGGTCGTAGCCGTCTCGACCGCAATCTCGGCCAAGAACGGCCTGCTGGTCCGAAATCGATCCGCGTTCGAGCGAGCGCGAAACCTCGATGCGATCATCTTTGACAAGACCGGGACGCTTACCGAGGGCCGCTTCGGCGTGAGTGACGTCATCGCGCTGGGCAACAGGAATGAAAACGAAGTGCTGAAGCTCGCGGCCAGCGTGGAGAGCCAATCGGAACATCCGATCGCACAGGGGATCGTCGAGGCAGCGAAGAAACGCGAGGTCAGGTTCGAGGTCCCCAAGGAGTTCAAAGCGATTCCGGGAAAGGGTGCCCAAGCCAGCGTCTCCGGTTCCAACGTCAAGGCCGTCAGCCCCGGCTACCTCCAGGAGAACGGCATCGACGTCGACAACGGGCGCTTACGCGAGCTGTCCGACGAGGGTAAGACCGTTGTCTACGTCCTGGCTGATGGTCAGCCCATCGGTGCAATTGCTCTGGCAGACATTATTCGTGAGGAGTCGCGTGAGGCACTGCGCAACCTCAAGGAGGAAATGGGCGTTCAGATCATGATGCTCACCGGCGATGCGGAGCCGGTTGCCAGGTGGGTTGCGGGTGAACTCGGTCTGGACGACTACTTCGCCGAAGTGCTGCCGGAGCAAAAGTCAGAAAAGGTGAAGGAGGTCCAGAGCCGCGGCCTTACCGTCGCCATGGTCGGTGACGGCGTGAACGACGCTCCCGCGCTGACCCAGGCCGATGTGGGCATTGCGATCGGCGCTGGGACGGACGTGGCGATCGAGTCGGCCGATATCGTGCTCGTCCGCTCAGACCCGCGTGACGTAGCCTCGATTGTACGGCTGGCGAAGAAGACCTACGCCAAGATGGTCCAGAACCTCTGGTGGGCAACGGGCTACAACGCGGTCACGATACCACTTGCGGCCGGTGTTCTTGCGCCGATCGGCATCATTCTGCCGCCGGCAGTCGGGGCGGTCGTCATGTCGTTGTCCACGGTCATCGTTGCGATCAATGCGCGTCTTCTGCGGTTGCCAAACCGGGGAATTGCGTAG
- a CDS encoding DUF302 domain-containing protein, producing MLYIRESARSVQDTVARLQQSVEEHRFGVLGQIDMKAKMADKGVPFEHECVILEVCNPQQAKQLLERDLAVSTSLPCRISVYRKAGSVTVATVKPTKLLEMYDAAEDLKPVAEDVERTLLAIINAACEA from the coding sequence ATGCTGTATATTCGAGAATCAGCGCGGTCGGTTCAAGACACAGTTGCACGTCTCCAGCAGTCCGTCGAGGAACACCGCTTCGGTGTGCTCGGTCAGATCGACATGAAGGCGAAGATGGCGGACAAGGGCGTGCCATTTGAGCACGAGTGTGTGATTCTGGAGGTCTGCAACCCGCAACAAGCCAAGCAGCTTCTCGAAAGGGATCTCGCCGTTTCGACGTCACTGCCGTGTCGCATCTCCGTGTACCGGAAGGCCGGAAGCGTGACCGTCGCGACCGTCAAGCCAACGAAGCTGTTGGAGATGTACGATGCGGCCGAAGATCTTAAACCTGTGGCCGAAGACGTTGAACGCACGCTCCTGGCGATCATAAATGCTGCCTGCGAGGCGTGA